In a genomic window of Anas acuta chromosome 9, bAnaAcu1.1, whole genome shotgun sequence:
- the GPR17 gene encoding uracil nucleotide/cysteinyl leukotriene receptor — protein MNGPADPSSLLFNCSNQSNFSLEASEQCGKETHLENILFATFYFLDFILAFVGNALALWLFIRDQKSGTPANIFLMHLAVADLSFVLVLPTRLVYHFSGNHWPFGEIPCRLTGFLFYLNMYASIYFLMCISVDRFLAIVHPVKSIKLRRSLYAHLACAFLWVIVGVAMAPLLLSVQTVEMNNTTICLQLYREKASRHALVSLAVAFTFPFVTTVTCYLLIIRSLKSGNRVETHLKEKAIKMIIMVLMIFMICFVPYHVNRYIYILHYNGTKTSCETQRVLALSNRITSCLTSLNGAFDPVMYFFVAEKFRDALCNLFCGKKTVILHQTYEGKTNESSLSAKSEL, from the coding sequence ATGAATGGCCCAGCAGATCCCTCAAGCTTACTTTTCAACTGCTCAAATCAATCAAACTTCTCTTTGGAAGCTTCAGAGCAATGTGGCAAAGAGACACACCTCGAGAACATACTTTTTGCCACTTTCTACTTCCTAGACTTCATCTTGGCTTTTGTTGGCAACGCCCTGGCTCTTTGGCTCTTCATCCGGGACCAGAAGTCTGGCACACCTGCCAACATCTTCCTGATGCATCTTGCAGTGGCAGACCTGTCGTTTGTGCTGGTGCTTCCCACCCGCCTGGTGTACCATTTCTCTGGCAATCATTGGCCATTTGGCGAGATCCCGTGCAGACTCACTGGCTTCCTTTTTTACCTCAACATGTATGCCAGTATCTACTTCCTCATGTGCATCAGCGTTGACCGTTTCCTAGCCATTGTGCATCCTGTGAAGTCCATCAAGCTTCGCAGGTCCCTCTATGCCCATTTGGCATGCGCATTTCTATGGGTCATAGTTGGTGTTGCAATGGCACCTCTGCTGCTCAGCGTGCAGACAGTAGAGATGAACAACACAAccatctgcctgcagctctACAGAGAAAAGGCATCACGTCATGCTCTTGTGTCCTTAGCAGTTGCATTCACTTTCCCATTTGTTACCACAGTGACCTGCTACTTACTAATCATCAGAAGCCTCAAGAGTGGGAACAGAGTTGAGACACACCTGAAGGAAAAAGCTATCAAAATGATCATCATGGTCCTAATGATCTTCATGATCTGTTTTGTACCTTATCATGTCAACCGCTACATTTATATTCTCCATTACAACGGGACCAAAACTTCCTGTGAAACGCAGCGCGTGCTAGCACTCAGTAACCGTATCACTTCCTGCCTCACGAGTCTGAACGGTGCCTTTGACCCAGTCATGTACTTTTTTGTAGCTGAGAAATTCCGTGATGCTTTGTGCAACCTGTTTTGTGGTAAAAAGACTGTAATATTGCATCAAACGTATGAGGGTAAGACAAATGAAAGCTCGCTAAGTGCTAAATCTGAGCTGTGA